Proteins encoded within one genomic window of Fibrobacterota bacterium:
- a CDS encoding ABC transporter permease subunit, whose translation MGDALRMARHEWRLVLKEPRFLLPFLLTPLILLGLQAATLWGRIGSPRETLELARSLLLMLAVLAPSAAVPLGADTFAGEKERNTLEILMCLPVGIGPLFWGKILGILPFPVLVGWLGQGALGAMLASQGYAYPGFGALLIKAMVLTPALALFLCALSTLLSLIAESVRGAAQLSSLAMLGLFFLAAAFSPAFFGSTLVLASALAALLAASAACFLAARRRFPKVL comes from the coding sequence ATGGGCGACGCATTGCGCATGGCCCGGCATGAGTGGCGCCTCGTCCTCAAGGAGCCGCGCTTCCTGCTGCCTTTCCTGCTTACGCCTCTCATCTTGCTTGGACTGCAAGCGGCTACCCTTTGGGGTCGCATAGGCTCGCCCCGGGAAACCCTGGAGCTGGCCCGATCGCTGTTGCTGATGTTGGCCGTACTGGCCCCCAGCGCCGCCGTTCCCCTCGGCGCCGATACTTTCGCCGGCGAGAAAGAGCGCAACACCTTGGAGATACTCATGTGCCTGCCGGTGGGCATCGGCCCGTTGTTCTGGGGGAAGATCCTCGGCATCTTGCCGTTCCCCGTGCTGGTAGGTTGGCTGGGGCAGGGGGCGCTGGGAGCCATGCTGGCTTCCCAAGGCTACGCCTATCCCGGTTTCGGCGCGCTCCTGATCAAGGCCATGGTTTTGACCCCGGCGTTGGCCCTGTTCCTCTGCGCCTTGTCCACCTTGCTTTCCCTCATCGCCGAGTCGGTACGCGGCGCGGCGCAGCTCTCCAGCCTGGCCATGCTGGGACTGTTTTTCCTGGCGGCCGCTTTCTCGCCGGCTTTTTTCGGCTCGACGTTGGTCTTGGCCTCGGCCCTGGCCGCTTTGCTGGCTGCGTCGGCTGCTTGCTTCTTGGCGGCGCGGCGGCGGTTTCCCAAGGTGCTTTGA